The proteins below are encoded in one region of Pelecanus crispus isolate bPelCri1 chromosome 4, bPelCri1.pri, whole genome shotgun sequence:
- the ENOPH1 gene encoding enolase-phosphatase E1, translated as MGVLPVPAEVRAILLDIEGTTTPIAFVQETLFPYIKDNVKEYLRAHWEEEECQRDVGLLRKQAQEDSSLDGAVPIPLESGSGEEELERVIQAVVDNVHWQMSLDRKTTALKQLQGHMWRAAYATGHVKGEIFEDVVPAIRKWREAGMKVYIYSSGSIEAQKLLFGYSTEGDILELFDGHFDTKIGPKIESESYRRIAASIGCATNNILFLTDVPREANAAEEADTHVAVVIRPGNAGLTDDEKSYYSLISSFTELFLPSST; from the exons atgggcGTGCTGCCGGTGCCGGCGGAGGTGCGCGCCATCCTGCTGGACATCGAGGGCACCACCACCCCCATCGCCTTCGTCCAG GAGACCTTGTTCCCTTACATCAAAGACAATGTGAAGGAGTATCTGCGCGCCcactgggaggaggaggagtgccAGCGGGATGTCGGACTTCTGAGGAAACAG GCTCAGGAGGACTCCAGCTTGGATGGGGCCGTGCCGATCCCTTTGGAGAGCGGAAGCGgggaagaggagctggagcGGGTCATCCAGGCTGTCGTAGACAATGTGCACTGGCAGATGTCTCTGGACAGGAAGACCACAGCACTGAAGCAGCTGCAAGGTCACATGTGGAGGGCAGCCTATGCAACTGGGCACGTCAAAGGAGA AATCTTCGAGGACGTGGTTCCAGCCATCCGGAAGTGGCGGGAAGCGGGGATGAAGGTCTATATCTACTCCTCGGGCAGCATTGAAGCCCAGAAGCTTCTGTTCGGATACTCTACAGAAGGTGATATCCTAGAG ctCTTTGATGGCCACTTTGATACCAAAATAGGCCCCAAGATAGAAAGTGAGAGCTACAGAAGGATTGCTGCCAGTATTGGCTGTGCCACCAACAATATCCTCTTCCTGACGGATGTCCCTCGAG AAGCCAACGCGGCCGAGGAAGCGGATACTCACGTGGCTGTGGTGATCAGACCAGGCAATGCAGGACTGACAGATGATGAGAAATCGTATTACAGCCTCATCTCATCTTTCACCGAActtttcctgccttcctccaCTTAG
- the HNRNPDL gene encoding heterogeneous nuclear ribonucleoprotein D-like has translation MEDATEMSGGPEEFAEGSKINASKNQQDDGKMFIGGLSWDTSKKDLTEYLSRFGEVVDCTIKTDPVTGRSRGFGFVLFKDAASVEKVLELKEHKLDGKLIDPKRAKALKGKEPPKKVFVGGLSPDTSEEQIKEYFGAFGEIENIELPMDTKTNERRGFCFITYTDEEPVKKLLESRYHQIGSGKCEIKVAQPKEVYRQQQQQQKGGKSNAAGGRGGGRGRGRGQGQNWNQGFNNYYDQGYGNYNSAYSDQSYSGYGGYDYSGYNYPNYGYGPGYTDYSGQQSTYGKASRGGGNHQNNYQPY, from the exons ATGGAGGACGCGACCGAGATGAGCGGCGGCCCAGAGGAGTTCGCCGAGGGCTCCAAGATCAATGCGAGCAAGAACCAGCAGGATGACGG gaaaatgtttatTGGAGGCCTCAGCTGGGACACCAGCAAGAAAGACTTGACAGAGTATCTCTCTCGGTTTGGTGAGGTTGTGGATTGTACAATTAAAACAGACCCGGTCACTGGGAGGTCGAGGGGGTTTGGGTTCGTGCTCTTCAAGGATGCTGCTAGTGTGGAGAAG GTGTTGGAATTGAAGGAACACAAACTGGATGGGAAGCTAATAGATCCTAAAAGGGCAAAAGCCCTAAAAGGGAAGGAGCCaccaaaaaaagtgtttgttgGTGGGCTGAGTCCAGATACATCTGAAGAACAGATTAAGGAGTACTTTGGTGCTTTTGGCGAG ATTGAAAACATTGAGCTTCCCATGGACACAAAGACGAATGAAAGGAGGGGCTTCTGTTTTATCACGTATACAGATGAAGAGCCAGTAAAGAAGTTACTAGAAAGCAGATACCATCAAATTGGTTCAGGCAAG TGTGAGATCAAAGTAGCACAGCCCAAAGAGGTATAcaggcaacagcagcagcagcagaaaggaggaaaaagcaatgCGGCTGGTGGACGAGGAGGTGGAAGGGGGCGTGGACGGG GTCAGGGACAAAACTGGAATCAAGGATTTAATAACTACTATGATCAAGGATATGGAAACTATAATAGTGCTTATAGTGATCAAAGCTACAGTGGTTATGGAGGCTATGACTACTCGGGGTACAACTATCCCAATTATGGATATGGGCCGGGATACACAGATTACAGTG GTCAACAAAGCACATATGGAAAGGCATCCCGTGGTGGCGGCAATCACCAAAACAACTACCAGCCGTACTAA